The following are from one region of the Corylus avellana chromosome ca1, CavTom2PMs-1.0 genome:
- the LOC132173832 gene encoding probable splicing factor 3A subunit 1: MLGSLPILPLPAPPLDGNLGPLPASQVSDEQQDERPSNEGQNTANSAPSTVATHTRTIGIIHPPPDIRTIVDKTAQFVAKNGPEFEKRIIANNAGNVKFNFLNASDPYHAYYQHRLSESRAQNLSSAQQPTDSAVAELLPSAPAADGNEAAAAKVDLSALFKPVRKVLEPPEAEQYTVRLPEGITGEELEIIKLTAQFVARNGKSFLTGLTSREINNPQFHFLKPTHSMFMFFTSLADAYSKVLMPPKGLTEKLKKSVADMTTVLERSMNRLEWERSQEQARQKAEDEKEQERVEMAMIDWHDFVVVEMIDFADDEDEDLPPPMTLEEVIRRSKVSVMDEDIVEPGKVVEMEMDEEEVRLVEEGMRVTSIEENDDGKKNEMMVTEEPEPPMRIVKNWKRPEERIPAERDPTKFVVSPITGELIPINEMSEHMRISLIDPKYKEQKERMFAKIRETTLAQDDEISRNIVGLARTRPDIFGTTEEEVSNAVKAEIEKKKDEQPKQVIWDGHSGSIGRTANQAMSQNINGEDQNDAGNNDARNLPGPAALPPRPGMPSVRPLPPPPGLALNLPRLPPNTVQYSAPSSVGLPVPQPRPPVMQMIPSVRPPPPPMPITSGQQSLLVNRPPQMPTMNATSIPVPPPPGSQFMHVPVPRSFVPLPVHQPTMPMMPPPPLPQGMPPPPPPEEAPPPLPNEPEPKRQKLDDSLLIPEDQFLAQHLGPVRITVSVPNVDEGNLKGQLLEITVQSLSETIGSLKEKIAGEIQLPANKQKLSGKPGFLKDNLSLAYYNIGAGETLNLSLRERGGRGLCPTNLFHFSAMFSSDQPLDQPISKQWLGELMLSDAIFLTTEKHGSERDPTKFVVSPITGELIPINEMSEHMRISLIDPKYKEQKERMFAKIRETTLAQDDEISRNIVGLARTRPDIFGTTEEEVSNAVKAEIEKKKDEQPKQVIWDGHSGSIGRTANQAMSQNINGEDQNDAGNNDARNLPGPAALPPRPGMPSVRPLPPPPGLALNLPRLPPNTVQYSAPSSVGLPVPQPRPPVMQMIPSVRPPPPPMPITSGQQSLLVNRPPQMPTMNATSIPVPPPPGSQFMHVPVPRSFVPLPVHQPTMPMMPPPPLPQGMPPPPPPEEAPPPLPNEPEPKRQKLDDSLLIPEDQFLAQHLGPVRITVSVPNVDEGNLKGQLLEITVQSLSETIGSLKEKIAGEIQLPANKQKLSGKPGFLKDNLSLAYYNIGAGETLNLSLRERGGRKR, encoded by the exons atgctaggtTCTTTGCCAATCTTGCCCCTCCCTGCTCCTCCTCTTGACGGAAATCTTGGCCCTCTTCCTGCATCTCAAGTTTCTGATGAGCAGCAGGATGAAAGGCCTTCAAATGAGGGGCAGAACACAGCTAACTCAGCGCCTTCAACGGTTGCAACCCACACAAGAACCATTGGAATTATTCATCCTCCCCCAGATATTAGAACCATTGTTGACAAAACTGCTCAGTTTGTTGCAAAGAATGGCCCAGAGTTTGAAAAGAGGATTATTGCAAATAATGCTGGCAATGTGAAGTTCAATTTTTTGAATGCATCGGATCCCTACCATGCATATTATCAACACCGGTTGTCCGAATCGCGTGCTCAAAATCTGTCTTCTGCACAGCAGCCTACTGATTCTGCTGTGGCTGAGTTGCTCCCATCTGCGCCAGCTGCTGATGGTAATGAAGCGGCAGCAGCAAAGGTTGATCTGTCTGCCCTGTTTAAACCTGTTCGTAAAGTTCTTGAGCCCCCAGAAGCTGAACAGTATACTGTTCGGCTTCCTGAAGGGATTACTGGTGAAGAACTTGAGATAATCAAGCTCACTGCTCAGTTTGTGGCTCGGAATGGGAAATCATTCTTGACAGGATTGACAAGCAGGGAAATCAATAACCCCCAGTTCCATTTTTTGAAGCCAACCCACAGTATGTTCATGTTTTTCACTTCGCTTGCTGATGCATATTCAAAAGTCTTAATGCCTCCAAAGGGTTTGACAGAGAAGCTAAAGAAGAGTGTTGCTGACATGACAACTGTGCTTGAACGAAGTATGAATCGCCTCGAGTGGGAGCGTTCTCAAGAGCAGGCCAGGCAGAAAGCTGAGGATGAAAAGGAGCAGGAAAGAGTAGAGATGGCCATGATTGATTGGCATGATTTTGTTGTGGTTGAAATGATAGATTTTGctgatgatgaggatgaggatTTACCCCCTCCAATGACCCTTGAGGAGGTTATAAGGAGAAGTAAGGTGTCAGTTATGGACGAAGATATTGTTGAGCCAGGAAAGGTTGTGGAGATGGAAATGGATGAAGAAGAAGTGCGGCTTGTTGAAGAGGGAATGAGGGTAACAAGTATTGAAGAGAATGATGATGGAAAGAAGAATGAGATGATGGTAACAGAGGAACCAGAGCCACCAATGCGAATTGTGAAGAACTGGAAGAGACCAGAGGAGAGGATCCCTGCAGAAAGAGACCCAACAAAATTCGTTGTTTCCCCAATTACTGGTGAGCTAATCCCCATTAATGAGATGTCCGAACACATGAGGATTTCCCTCATTGATCCCAAGTACAAAGAGCAGAAAGAAAGGATGTTTGCTAAAATTCGGGAGACTACACTTGCTCAGGACGACGAGATCTCCAGGAACATTGTAGGACTTGCCCGAACCCGTCCGGATATTTTTGGTACCACAGAAGAAGAAGTCTCTAATGCTGTCAAGGCTGAGattgagaagaagaaagatgagCAACCAAAGCAAGTTATATGGGATGGTCACTCTGGAAGCATTGGGCGCACTGCAAACCAGGCCATGTCTCAAAATATCAATGGAGAGGATCAAAATGATGCTGGTAATAATGATGCAAGAAACCTTCCTGGCCCCGCAGCTCTTCCACCTAGGCCTGGCATGCCATCAGTTCGTCCACTTCCTCCTCCACCTGGACTAGCCTTGAATCTTCCTCGTTTGCCCCCAAACACAGTCCAGTATTCTGCTCCAAGTAGTGTCGGGCTCCCTGTACCCCAACCCAGGCCACCAGTTATGCAAATGATTCCTTCAGTACGGCCACCTCCACCTCCAATGCCAATAACTTCTGGACAACAATCTCTTTTGGTGAATCGACCACCCCAAATGCCAACCATGAATGCTACTAGTATTCCTGTACCGCCTCCACCTGGTTCTCAGTTTATGCATGTGCCAGTTCCCCGATCTTTTGTTCCTCTTCCTGTGCATCAACCTACCATGCCTATGATGCCCCCACCGCCTTTGCCTCAAGGAAtgcctccaccaccaccacctgaGGAAGCTCCTCCACCGCTTCCGAATGAACCAGAGCCAAAGAGGCAGAAGCTCGATGATTCTTTGCTTATTCCAGAAGACCAATTTCTTGCTCAGCATCTG gGGCCTGTTCGTATCACTGTCTCTGTTCCCAATGTTGATGAAGGAAATCTCAAAGGGCAGCTTCTGGAGATTACAGTGCAGTCCTTATCTGAAACTATTGGCAGTCTGAAGGAGAAAATTGCAGGGGAGATCCAGCTTCCTGCCAATAAACAGAAATTGAGTGGAAAACCTGGCTTTCTCAAGGACAATTTGTCGCTGGCATATTACAACATTGGAGCAGGAGAAACACTTAACCTTTCTTTAAGAGAGCGTGGTGGTAGA GGCTTATGCCCTACAAATTTGTTCCATTTTTCTGCAATGTTCTCCTCAGACCAGCCATTGGACCAGCCAATAAGCAAGCAATGGCTGGGAGAGTTGATGCTTTCTGATGCCATTTTTCTTACTACAGAAAAG CATGGATCAG AAAGAGACCCAACAAAATTCGTTGTTTCCCCAATTACTGGTGAGCTAATCCCCATTAATGAGATGTCCGAACACATGAGGATTTCCCTCATTGATCCCAAGTACAAAGAGCAGAAAGAAAGGATGTTTGCTAAAATTCGGGAGACTACACTTGCTCAGGACGACGAGATCTCCAGGAACATTGTAGGACTTGCCCGAACCCGTCCGGATATTTTTGGTACCACAGAAGAAGAAGTCTCTAATGCTGTCAAGGCTGAGattgagaagaagaaagatgagCAACCAAAGCAAGTTATATGGGATGGTCACTCTGGAAGCATTGGGCGCACTGCAAACCAGGCCATGTCTCAAAATATCAATGGAGAGGATCAAAATGATGCTGGTAATAATGATGCAAGAAACCTTCCTGGCCCCGCAGCTCTTCCACCTAGGCCTGGCATGCCATCAGTTCGTCCACTTCCTCCTCCACCTGGACTAGCCTTGAATCTTCCTCGTTTGCCCCCAAACACAGTCCAGTATTCTGCTCCAAGTAGTGTCGGGCTCCCTGTACCCCAACCCAGGCCACCAGTTATGCAAATGATTCCTTCAGTACGGCCACCTCCACCTCCAATGCCAATAACTTCTGGACAACAATCTCTTTTGGTGAATCGACCACCCCAAATGCCAACCATGAATGCTACTAGTATTCCTGTACCGCCTCCACCTGGTTCTCAGTTTATGCATGTGCCAGTTCCCCGATCTTTTGTTCCTCTTCCTGTGCATCAACCTACCATGCCTATGATGCCCCCACCGCCTTTGCCTCAAGGAAtgcctccaccaccaccacctgaGGAAGCTCCTCCACCGCTTCCGAATGAACCAGAGCCAAAGAGGCAGAAGCTCGATGATTCTTTGCTTATTCCAGAAGACCAATTTCTTGCTCAGCATCTG gGGCCTGTTCGTATCACTGTCTCTGTTCCCAATGTTGATGAAGGAAATCTCAAAGGGCAGCTTCTGGAGATTACAGTGCAGTCCTTATCTGAAACTATTGGCAGTCTGAAGGAGAAAATTGCAGGGGAGATCCAGCTTCCTGCCAATAAACAGAAATTGAGTGGAAAACCTGGCTTTCTCAAGGACAATTTGTCGCTGGCATATTACAACATTGGAGCAGGAGAAACACTTAACCTTTCTTTAAGAGAGCGTGGTGGTAGAAAAAGATGA